The DNA segment catgtgtctgaacctctcttgaccaaAAGCCCCTCTGACATATGATTAACCATTCTTGTTAATTATAATGAAAACTAGACAAAAATGGCTaacaaaaatgcattatattaaagTGTAAGGTGTCAGTTTACTGAAAGGTACAGTTATATACAGAATGGCTGCATAGTGAATCCAACAAAACAGCACGTAATcagaaaaaacaagaacaaactaGATCAACTATCACTTCATTGTTCTCAAGCTGCTGTCTGAGTCCTAGTGAATCAGATCATAACCTAGCAGAATTGAAGGGAAAAAGCAGGAACTAGAACTGGACAGTGTTGGGGcaatttataattttcatttatcgtaacctgcacgtcttttgGATGTGGAAGGAACACCCACCCATCTACTAGGAGAACCCACAAGGTTTACACTGCTGTGACTTCACTGGGAACAGAACTTTatagcagcagtgctaatcataaTTTCAGCCACTACCTAGGTTAATGGCATTTTTTATGTTAGTCCTGCATATGAGCTGCAGGACTTGAATTAATTCCGGACAGATCATAAAACTTCACAGTACCATAGGTACTAAAAACCTAACATGCAATTGTCACTTTAAGAAAGCACtgactgtgctacccatctaagacgtgTTGTAATCCATGTAAACCACAGTGTTAACTTTTGCAATGTACCTTGCTGAAGGGTATGTCTCtgttccatttggtatgggatttgtaaaaccaGCGGTAATGATTTGTGATGCACTACATACtggaataataaatgcaatgcattttattactaaaatgtttatgatgtgacaTCTTTTTGAATGATAGAACCATAGCAACCagacacatacacagacagacagttgcacagacacatccttttattaaggtggattcaaGCTCTTTTCTATCAAAGTTTTTGTACTAAACTTAAGTTTGGTTAATATTAATCTCTGTAATTTACTAACCATATTTTTATTCTCAAAGTTTTAGAGGAGCTGGATAAGAAACTTGCAGAAGAGAAATCTGTCCATGTACAAAAGAGtgaaaaatattctgaaacacTCTCTCAAAGGAGGTTTGAGGACGACTCGGGAGAGAAGTCTTTTCCCTTCTCTACACATAATGTTGCCATATCACATGAAAATCTATACAAACCTTCATCACCTTTAAATGGGAAGACCAGTTATATTTTTCCATCACAATATAGGagtaaaaaagaaatggagagcACATCAAATTTTGAAAGAACAGTAAAAAACATTGCAATAACCAGTGAAGAAACAACAGTAAAGCTTGATGAAATCCAAGCTACAACTTATAGCCTAAAAGAACCATCCTCCAAGTTCAGGGAACTTTATAAACCAAAATTACAGAGGTGGCAGTCTCTTAGTACCTTTGAAAACAGTGACAATGGAAatataagtaaaaacaaatataacactTTGCAGTGTGTGCCTACAAAAACATCAATGAGTGATCTTTCAAGGGATGAATCTTtaacagaaagcagaaaaaaacgtgACTTTTTCCAACATTACAGTTACAGGGATACACTAGAGAAACACCAGAAATGTGATACTTCCAAGCAGCATTTGACTACTGATGCTAATCGGAATACAATGTTACCAATTTCTCCACCATTAAGATCTTTAATGGTCATTACAAAAGAGTTTAATGGGAATGGCGACATTTGCTCATACCGTGCTGAGCTGCTGCCTCGAAACAAAGAAAATACCTTAAAAGCAAATCACCATCCAACTCATCATAACATTCctgaatttaaaaatgataaagtagGAAGTTGGTTGATGGACATATCCAATAGTGACCCATGTGAatatgaaaatgtacaaaatgttaaAGTGGCTAACAACCTAAAAGAAAAGAGAACTTCAGGTCGCACATACATATCAGATTTGTACAAGAATTTGCACAGTACATCTCCAAGGGATGATGGTTTTAAAAGTAATGACTGCAAGAGCTCAGAAGTTCCTTCCTTACAAAAGTTTAAGACCTGTACAGATGCTTCTGCCAATCAGCACCAGTTCCAATCCCAAAATGCTCCTATTTCCTATTTTTTGGAAGATACACCTACTTCCACAATCACTTGTGAACCCTCTATGTCGAAAAGATTTGCAGATTCCATTCTTCTAAAAGAACCTGATAATCAAAACTGGACTTTCCAGGGTGTGGACATTCCAACAATGACAAGCGGTGAAAGCACAAAAGAAATCTGCCATAGTCCCAATAATACTTCCTTTCAGTATAGTGACCCAATGGCAGGGTGCAGGCCATTATCCTCTGGAGAGAATCTGAATGTTAAAAGTCCTCGTTCACCTACAAGTTTTAGCCCTTCCAACTCTAGACATGTACTTGTTACTCCCAAGGAATACACCTCCAGTTCACCTATTTCAGGTGCAGACAATGAGCGTCTTGTACTCAGTAATGCTGGCAAGCCCCTTTCCCCTAGAATAAAAGGAAATCCTATATCTCCTGCAATGGTTCTAAGAAAAGAAAGTAATCATGGTGTTATGAGAAGTCCTACATTTTCATATGCTATAGCGCCACACATTAATAACCAAACCACTGAGAGCGTAAGCAACTCGGCAAATGTAACAACAGGCAGTATACGAAATAATTATTTACAGATAGGCTCTCCGAAAGAGACAATGACCCAATGGCCATTTTCTCCTGTTGATGACAGAACTTTTACAACTGAAGGAAAAGGTTATGCAACTATAAATTACATGAATAACCCTGACAGGAAGATCCGCAGCAGCAGCCCAGGCTTAAAGAGTCCAACATCTCCTTTTAGAAATTCCCATACCAAACATGTTGTGTGTAATTATCCATCTCCTAAATACTTAAGTTCTCCTAAATCTGTATCCCCCTTGGGCTTCTTTACTAGTAATgaaaaaacaacagatgaaccTATAGGTTTACCTTCCACTTATCTTTGGGAAaaccaaatattttcaaataaaggaaATCACTCTAATACCTTATCTAGTACAGATTCTGTATTTGATTCCTATGAAAGCAGAAATGACTCTAGGTCTCCAAATGTATACCCTACAACTCTCTCTCCTACCACACATGAATTTACACATACATCTTTGCCTTCAGTCTTCGCCAAGGAATATGGAAGTAGAGTAAGTGTTCCATTCTCGCACAAGCTCAAATCAAGCACAAGTGGCTTAGATCACATAGAGGTTTCTTCTTCTCAGATGGAATCTGAAAAGGACCATACAAAGTATTCTTGTGAATCACCAAAGACATCTCCAAGAGCAAACTTCTACAAATCTGAAAAATCAAAAGAGTCTCTGACAGTGCCAAAGAAGGACATGCAAATTGCTCGGAATCATTCAGCTGTCAGACTCCCAAACCAGGTGCCAAATGATAGAAACTGTGCACAGAGTAAACCAAACACATTAGCTGATCTGGGCAGTGGAAAAAcgatatttcaaaatatacaggAGAGTTACAGTTCTAAAGGTATTATTGACTTTTGTGAAACCAATAAGAAGGATTCAAATGTCTCTTTAAATATGGGTTCTAATGATGAGAATTATTTGTTTGGTGGAAGGCAGGAATGTCTCATCAGCTCAAGCAAAGTGAACAAGGAAGAACCATTTCCATTTGAAAAGGGTACAGACTTAGAAGAAAGCAGTACATCTGCACAACAGATGCTTAATCGTTCTAAGATCAAAGGTGGCATATACTCAGAAGACATACTAGctactgaaaacaacaaaaatatgtatACTACAGTCCAAGGTTTTGGCAGCAGCTCTGTGGATAACCAGCAAAATGAACTGCGTCATGCGCCAAGATTGTCATATGCTGACAAAAACAGGAACATACTTGTAAATAATGATTTAATGGACAGCAACTCAAGATGGACTGGCGACTTGTCTCAGCAAAAGAGTACTGCGTTCAGTTATACAGAGGATTTGCAGGACAAAGAAAATCACCCCACTTTGAACTCAAACCGTCTTAAAGATTTAAATGTAATCACAAACTATTTTTCTTCCAGGAGTCTTGGCTGTAGGACTGGTCGAACATATTCtgaaaatagttattataatgacaaAATCTTTCATGCAAAGACAGTCAACACTATGAAGCAAAGCCCATTTTTCAGATCTCAGTGGGACCTGAATTATTCAGAAGccactgaaaatgaaattgagatTATGTACAAAAATCCAAAGCCATTGTTTAACTACAATGCAATAAACAGGGAGGACATtttaaagcataaaataaaaagctcAAAAAGCTTAATGGACATACATGTAAGTGGTTCTAATGACAATTCCAGAAACCTGGACTTAAAAAGCAATCACTATTATTCTGTTTACCACGTTCAGAAGGACAAGCAGGATAAAAAGCGGCGAATATCTACAGGTCCACCAATCTCGCCACCTGCAAAACACGGTCCATTATACAGAAGCTATTCTGATCAGCTCAACTATAGTttatcaaatgaaaatgaatcattaCATTTTCCCACAAATGAAACCATTCTGAATAAGAACAACTACCGGCGGCGACTCCCAGAAATTTCCATTTATGGGGAAGAACAACAGGCAAAGTTCTTGGAGCATGTGAAAAGATCCCTTACAGAGGGAAGACTTTGGAGACCTGGTGACCTTATATCACCTTTGTCGCCCAAAAGGGCTGGTCTCCCTTTTGTTGATAGGAAAAGGACATTTAGCTCTGCCTCTACAGGAAGCTTGACTTCACAAGAAAGTATATCGCCAAGGGAGCGGATGCCTTCAAAGAGTTATCTGAGCAGTTTATCTGCTTTTGAGGAGTCAGACACGGACACAACAACCGATGATGAGTATTATCTCGATGATAATGAAAATGAGAAGGAATCTGAGCTGTAAATAAGTAGGCAAGaaactgttttgtgttatttctgtatGTAACTGGTGAGGGGTCAATCAGAGACTGAAACTGAATATGGCTCTTTATAAAATGAGGATTTAATAATAGGCTCTTTATTCATACTGAACATGTATTCAGAAGCAGTAACCCAGTGCTTAGATTTATAAGATGACTTAATTCGATTTGGGCATTGAACTATTGTGTTGGGTTAAATCATACAGCTTATTCTACTGCGGGAGATTGGCAAGCTTTCAGAGTAATGTCAAACGTAACACATATGAATTTctgcatacatttaaaaaactttttctCCAATTGAATCAAAGCATACCCATAACAATAGATTGATGTCAAAGAAGTACATAGTAATACATattgattcatt comes from the Erpetoichthys calabaricus chromosome 4, fErpCal1.3, whole genome shotgun sequence genome and includes:
- the LOC114649992 gene encoding uncharacterized protein LOC114649992; the encoded protein is MTTAATHLDLSFLNKDEADKILEVLERDEQLKRAEKQRISKLQHAKKDLKWLHGVTGQWFEDIQKKKLKKDGHQSIVTQSHSPAFKKKSRSEVKLTKAKSLPEHKDDMNTASVWNRSQFRTKLSSIFTIKIPGKRDTKLSIGKQIVTDQNAGGQIDTKNYEQAKLNPINQKSNISQQPYGKNSTSSEIQMDEETQKVLEELDKKLAEEKSVHVQKSEKYSETLSQRRFEDDSGEKSFPFSTHNVAISHENLYKPSSPLNGKTSYIFPSQYRSKKEMESTSNFERTVKNIAITSEETTVKLDEIQATTYSLKEPSSKFRELYKPKLQRWQSLSTFENSDNGNISKNKYNTLQCVPTKTSMSDLSRDESLTESRKKRDFFQHYSYRDTLEKHQKCDTSKQHLTTDANRNTMLPISPPLRSLMVITKEFNGNGDICSYRAELLPRNKENTLKANHHPTHHNIPEFKNDKVGSWLMDISNSDPCEYENVQNVKVANNLKEKRTSGRTYISDLYKNLHSTSPRDDGFKSNDCKSSEVPSLQKFKTCTDASANQHQFQSQNAPISYFLEDTPTSTITCEPSMSKRFADSILLKEPDNQNWTFQGVDIPTMTSGESTKEICHSPNNTSFQYSDPMAGCRPLSSGENLNVKSPRSPTSFSPSNSRHVLVTPKEYTSSSPISGADNERLVLSNAGKPLSPRIKGNPISPAMVLRKESNHGVMRSPTFSYAIAPHINNQTTESVSNSANVTTGSIRNNYLQIGSPKETMTQWPFSPVDDRTFTTEGKGYATINYMNNPDRKIRSSSPGLKSPTSPFRNSHTKHVVCNYPSPKYLSSPKSVSPLGFFTSNEKTTDEPIGLPSTYLWENQIFSNKGNHSNTLSSTDSVFDSYESRNDSRSPNVYPTTLSPTTHEFTHTSLPSVFAKEYGSRVSVPFSHKLKSSTSGLDHIEVSSSQMESEKDHTKYSCESPKTSPRANFYKSEKSKESLTVPKKDMQIARNHSAVRLPNQVPNDRNCAQSKPNTLADLGSGKTIFQNIQESYSSKGIIDFCETNKKDSNVSLNMGSNDENYLFGGRQECLISSSKVNKEEPFPFEKGTDLEESSTSAQQMLNRSKIKGGIYSEDILATENNKNMYTTVQGFGSSSVDNQQNELRHAPRLSYADKNRNILVNNDLMDSNSRWTGDLSQQKSTAFSYTEDLQDKENHPTLNSNRLKDLNVITNYFSSRSLGCRTGRTYSENSYYNDKIFHAKTVNTMKQSPFFRSQWDLNYSEATENEIEIMYKNPKPLFNYNAINREDILKHKIKSSKSLMDIHVSGSNDNSRNLDLKSNHYYSVYHVQKDKQDKKRRISTGPPISPPAKHGPLYRSYSDQLNYSLSNENESLHFPTNETILNKNNYRRRLPEISIYGEEQQAKFLEHVKRSLTEGRLWRPGDLISPLSPKRAGLPFVDRKRTFSSASTGSLTSQESISPRERMPSKSYLSSLSAFEESDTDTTTDDEYYLDDNENEKESEL